One region of Turicibacter bilis genomic DNA includes:
- a CDS encoding carbohydrate ABC transporter permease, translated as MKNKTNLSNATKTTIKQNFLGYLYLLPTLVITLIFVVYPLIMSFRMGFYEKYNYYTDEGTGFGLSTFKFVLSDPNFQKALLNTFLIVVIAVPVSMVIALAIALLLNSGIKASKFFQAIYFLPYVTSVIAIGIVWSWLFHSDFGYINQFLSMFGIEPIQWLNDPNMAIWALIIFNIWSGLAFKIVIFLSGLQNIDPQYYKAAQIDGTPKWKVFTRITLPLLSPTVFFLTITSVIGSFKVYNEVFALFGGKPGPANSCMTVVYYIYDMFYGSSQVHKAAAASIILFVIILIITGIQMLVSKKLVHYK; from the coding sequence ATGAAAAATAAAACCAATCTATCAAATGCGACTAAAACTACGATTAAACAAAATTTCTTAGGGTATTTATATTTATTACCAACTTTAGTCATTACTTTGATTTTCGTAGTTTATCCATTAATAATGTCATTCCGTATGGGATTCTATGAAAAATATAACTATTATACAGATGAAGGAACTGGATTCGGATTATCAACCTTCAAGTTTGTATTATCTGATCCAAACTTCCAAAAAGCATTATTGAATACTTTTTTAATTGTTGTTATTGCCGTACCAGTATCAATGGTTATTGCATTGGCTATTGCTTTATTATTAAATTCTGGGATTAAGGCAAGTAAGTTCTTCCAAGCGATTTATTTCTTACCTTATGTCACATCAGTAATTGCAATTGGGATTGTATGGAGTTGGCTATTCCATAGTGATTTTGGTTATATTAATCAATTTTTAAGTATGTTTGGTATAGAGCCTATTCAATGGCTAAATGATCCAAACATGGCGATTTGGGCATTAATTATCTTTAATATTTGGAGTGGACTAGCATTTAAAATCGTTATTTTCCTATCAGGTTTACAAAATATCGATCCACAATATTATAAAGCGGCTCAAATCGATGGGACACCAAAATGGAAAGTGTTCACTCGTATTACCTTACCTTTATTATCACCAACAGTATTCTTCTTAACGATTACATCAGTTATCGGAAGTTTTAAAGTTTACAATGAAGTATTCGCTTTATTCGGTGGGAAGCCAGGACCTGCTAACAGCTGTATGACCGTTGTATATTACATTTATGACATGTTCTACGGATCATCTCAAGTTCATAAAGCAGCCGCTGCATCTATCATCTTATTTGTGATTATTTTAATTATCACAGGAATTCAGATGTTAGTAAGTAAAAAATTAGTTCATTATAAATAG
- a CDS encoding ABC transporter substrate-binding protein has translation MKKLMTSLSLVAGVTTLAACSSDKKEQAPSSTEIVTTIESPVTIEFWHAMAGTNQEAVDALVNQFNTTIGADKGITVKPVYQGQYTDLKTKTTAALKSGSAPAIAQAYPDWVAEYLQSGNVVELDPYILNEEVGINDFDDIIKSYRDENSQYEGGKFYSLPFNKSTEVLYYNKTFFDQNNLTVPTTWDEVEEVSAKIKELTGKTAFGIDAPANYFITMVQQFGGQYTNSNGDILFAEDGAKYAIEALELLKRNADAGYWRLPGEDKYLSGPFMSELLYMYTGSSAGYSHIATADFEVGIAPIPQISKETGAVIQQGTNVVVFNQNKSQEEVYAAYEFAKFLSSYEGNLAFATATSYLPIRESVIASDAYQKYVAESNDQTKVVGPEQADYYFYDPSFFKDTYSSYNVRTAAEKAVEAVVLSGVSPEQAIQEAVNSLK, from the coding sequence GTGAAGAAATTAATGACATCTTTATCACTTGTTGCTGGTGTAACAACATTAGCAGCTTGTTCAAGTGATAAAAAAGAACAGGCACCATCATCAACTGAGATTGTAACAACAATTGAAAGTCCTGTAACAATCGAATTTTGGCATGCTATGGCAGGAACAAATCAAGAAGCTGTTGATGCGTTAGTAAATCAGTTCAATACAACAATTGGGGCTGATAAAGGAATTACTGTTAAACCTGTATATCAAGGTCAATACACAGATTTAAAAACGAAAACAACAGCTGCTTTAAAATCAGGTTCAGCTCCAGCTATTGCTCAAGCATATCCTGACTGGGTTGCTGAGTATTTACAATCAGGAAATGTAGTAGAATTAGATCCTTATATCTTAAATGAAGAAGTTGGAATTAATGATTTTGATGATATCATTAAATCTTATCGTGATGAAAATAGCCAATATGAAGGTGGAAAGTTCTACTCTTTACCATTCAATAAATCAACAGAAGTTCTATACTACAATAAAACATTCTTTGATCAAAATAACTTAACAGTACCAACAACTTGGGATGAGGTAGAAGAAGTTTCTGCTAAAATCAAAGAATTAACTGGAAAAACTGCATTTGGTATTGATGCACCAGCAAACTACTTCATTACAATGGTACAACAATTCGGTGGACAGTATACAAACTCTAATGGAGACATCTTATTCGCTGAAGATGGAGCTAAATACGCGATTGAAGCTTTAGAGTTATTAAAACGTAATGCTGATGCTGGTTACTGGCGTTTACCAGGTGAAGATAAATATCTTTCAGGACCATTCATGAGTGAATTGCTTTATATGTACACTGGATCATCTGCTGGATACTCACATATTGCAACAGCTGACTTTGAAGTTGGTATTGCTCCAATTCCTCAAATCTCTAAAGAAACAGGTGCGGTTATCCAACAAGGTACAAATGTTGTTGTTTTCAATCAAAATAAATCACAAGAAGAGGTTTATGCAGCATATGAGTTTGCTAAATTCTTATCTTCATATGAAGGAAACTTAGCATTTGCAACAGCAACTTCTTATTTACCAATTCGTGAATCAGTTATTGCTTCTGATGCATATCAAAAATACGTAGCTGAATCTAATGATCAAACAAAAGTAGTTGGACCAGAACAAGCTGATTATTACTTCTATGATCCTTCATTCTTCAAAGATACATATTCTTCATACAATGTTCGTACAGCAGCTGAAAAAGCTGTTGAAGCGGTTGTATTAAGTGGAGTATCTCCAGAACAAGCGATTCAAGAAGCTGTTAACTCTTTGAAATAA
- a CDS encoding ABC transporter ATP-binding protein, which yields MEVRLEGITKSFGDFTAVNNLNVTIEDGTLAGLLGPSGCGKSTTLYMIAGLEKPTSGRIYFGDEDVTDLPAEKRGIGLVFQNYALYPHMTVRQNIMFPLENAKVPKAEALKIAQEMADLVQIGHLMDRKPGELSGGQQQRVAIARAIAKKPRVLLLDEPLSNLDARLRLETREEIRRIQQETGITTIFVTHDQEEAMSITDAIVLMKDGVLQQKEAPQEMYRKPANQFVASFMGTPPMGFMNGKVENGKVFIGSSILGDAEVANGDVVVGVRPESWRLSQEEGINATVKMVEVIGRDKLMTVDIEGQSVRCLIDSDNEVNVSDVVKLTVKPQAIHVFDTTSGHRLG from the coding sequence ATGGAAGTAAGATTAGAGGGCATTACGAAAAGCTTTGGCGATTTTACAGCAGTTAACAATTTGAATGTTACAATTGAAGATGGTACACTGGCAGGACTTTTAGGACCATCTGGGTGTGGGAAATCTACAACACTTTATATGATCGCGGGATTAGAAAAACCAACAAGTGGTCGTATTTATTTTGGTGATGAAGATGTTACAGATTTACCAGCTGAAAAACGTGGAATTGGTTTAGTATTCCAAAACTATGCTTTATATCCACACATGACAGTACGTCAAAATATTATGTTCCCATTAGAGAATGCCAAAGTTCCTAAAGCTGAAGCATTAAAGATTGCACAGGAAATGGCTGATTTAGTACAAATCGGACATTTAATGGATCGTAAGCCAGGAGAGTTATCTGGTGGACAACAACAACGTGTTGCTATTGCTCGTGCTATTGCAAAAAAACCACGCGTTTTACTATTAGATGAGCCATTATCTAACTTAGATGCTCGCTTACGTTTAGAAACACGTGAAGAAATTCGTCGTATCCAACAAGAAACAGGAATCACGACTATCTTCGTAACACACGATCAAGAAGAAGCAATGAGTATTACAGATGCCATTGTTTTAATGAAAGATGGAGTATTACAGCAAAAAGAAGCTCCACAAGAAATGTATCGTAAACCAGCTAACCAATTCGTGGCATCGTTTATGGGAACACCACCTATGGGATTCATGAATGGAAAAGTTGAAAATGGAAAGGTATTCATTGGATCGTCAATCTTAGGAGACGCTGAAGTAGCTAATGGAGATGTAGTTGTCGGAGTTCGTCCAGAATCATGGCGCCTATCACAAGAAGAAGGAATTAATGCAACAGTGAAAATGGTAGAAGTTATTGGACGCGATAAGTTAATGACAGTTGACATCGAGGGACAAAGTGTCCGTTGCTTAATTGATTCTGATAATGAAGTTAATGTTTCAGATGTTGTAAAATTAACTGTGAAACCACAAGCAATCCATGTATTTGATACAACTTCAGGTCATCGTTTAGGGTAG
- a CDS encoding carbohydrate ABC transporter permease: MESNTKKVTSVWAKVLIYVALSLGAIIMLFPFIFMILTSLKTYSESIAVPPKLLPNVAQFENYKIAMEMAPFDIYFKNTVISAVGNTVLTLFVTIFAAFAFTRYKFYGSNTIFTLLLATMMVPGEMLIIQNYQTVSAFGWIDTFQGLIIPYIANVFYIFLLRQYFMQIPEQLYKAAKIDGCSDWKYLWKIMIPNTISAIVTIAILNFIASWNAFLWPLLITNNDKMRVLTIGLTHFTNESGSQVHLQMAAATIIIIPVVIIYLFLQKYIISGVTRGGLKG; the protein is encoded by the coding sequence ATGGAAAGTAATACAAAAAAGGTTACATCAGTATGGGCTAAAGTGTTAATTTACGTTGCGCTATCACTTGGAGCAATTATTATGCTTTTCCCATTTATTTTCATGATTTTAACGTCTTTAAAAACTTATTCAGAATCAATCGCTGTGCCACCAAAGTTATTACCAAATGTGGCTCAGTTTGAAAACTATAAAATAGCAATGGAGATGGCTCCATTTGATATTTATTTCAAAAATACAGTTATTTCAGCTGTTGGAAATACAGTTTTAACATTATTTGTTACGATCTTTGCAGCTTTTGCATTTACTCGTTATAAATTCTATGGAAGTAATACAATCTTTACGTTATTGTTAGCAACAATGATGGTACCAGGTGAAATGTTAATTATTCAAAACTATCAAACGGTATCAGCTTTTGGATGGATTGATACGTTCCAAGGATTAATTATTCCTTATATTGCAAATGTCTTTTATATCTTCTTATTAAGACAATATTTTATGCAAATTCCGGAACAGCTATATAAAGCAGCGAAGATTGATGGATGTAGTGATTGGAAATACTTATGGAAAATCATGATTCCAAATACCATTAGTGCGATTGTAACAATTGCAATTTTAAACTTCATTGCAAGTTGGAATGCATTCTTATGGCCATTATTAATTACAAATAATGATAAAATGCGTGTCTTAACTATTGGATTAACTCACTTTACGAATGAATCTGGTTCACAAGTTCATTTACAAATGGCAGCAGCGACAATTATCATTATTCCAGTTGTCATCATTTATTTATTCTTACAGAAATATATCATTAGTGGAGTTACTCGTGGAGGATTAAAAGGGTAA